The following coding sequences lie in one Polluticoccus soli genomic window:
- a CDS encoding O-antigen ligase family protein: protein MSSRINHVDVTAKALSPLYAGGLTLLGTAAAWSAGVITVLWVTTLALVLYAFFKGRADWIWYCIAASPVLEVWARMTRAPLLPYELGKYFLVVAIMLLILLKARQRKEHSHHSSGYWIIGAIIPSIFVNIVVFNLDQWIFNLLGILELATLLILVSFERWSIERFCRTLQYALIPVVPVAVYLTLSASDFSRITFDLSANSVASGGFASNQVSTILGAAVVLLLVLQILKRPLFTWRFLDFGLLGLLIFRGFLTFSRGGMMVAGLAVLIALSPSIFASVRSFFRFGVVGALIVVLSAVIFQKVNAITGNLLLLRYKGETYSTISGASAKDVNTILSGRGDIAVSDLLIFKDNFVFGVGPGISKTLRSKYGFENIAAHTEFTRLLSEHGIGGLVIAIVLIVFPVWWISRQKIAAWKGIVAALFALAILTTFHAAMRTNTSIVLYALAAMPVFYYTNRNVEQAEDTVHRK from the coding sequence TTGAGTAGCAGGATTAATCATGTAGATGTGACCGCAAAGGCTCTTTCTCCGCTTTACGCGGGTGGACTTACCTTGTTAGGCACGGCGGCTGCCTGGTCCGCCGGAGTAATCACCGTGTTATGGGTGACTACATTGGCGCTTGTTTTGTACGCCTTTTTTAAAGGACGGGCTGACTGGATATGGTACTGTATTGCGGCCTCACCGGTGTTGGAAGTATGGGCACGTATGACGCGGGCGCCATTGTTGCCCTATGAACTTGGAAAATATTTTCTGGTTGTGGCAATTATGCTATTGATATTGCTAAAAGCCCGTCAGCGCAAAGAGCATTCACACCACTCGTCAGGTTATTGGATCATTGGTGCAATCATTCCAAGCATCTTTGTCAACATTGTAGTTTTTAACCTGGATCAGTGGATATTTAATTTGCTTGGTATACTTGAACTAGCAACGCTACTGATCCTGGTTTCATTTGAACGCTGGTCGATAGAGCGATTTTGCCGCACGCTACAATACGCATTAATTCCAGTTGTTCCTGTAGCCGTTTATCTAACATTGTCCGCTTCAGACTTTTCCAGAATCACCTTTGACCTTAGCGCGAACTCGGTTGCTTCGGGTGGTTTTGCAAGCAACCAGGTGTCCACAATTCTTGGCGCCGCGGTTGTTTTGCTGTTAGTACTTCAAATTTTGAAACGTCCACTCTTTACCTGGCGTTTCCTGGATTTTGGTTTACTTGGATTATTGATATTTCGTGGATTTCTTACATTTTCCAGGGGAGGTATGATGGTGGCTGGATTGGCAGTGTTGATCGCATTATCACCCAGTATTTTTGCAAGTGTCAGATCATTTTTTCGATTTGGGGTTGTCGGTGCATTAATAGTTGTTTTGTCGGCGGTCATATTTCAGAAGGTAAATGCCATAACTGGTAACTTGTTGTTGTTGCGCTATAAAGGCGAAACTTATAGCACTATATCAGGCGCAAGTGCAAAGGATGTTAACACGATATTATCGGGTCGCGGCGATATCGCTGTATCAGATCTATTGATCTTTAAAGACAATTTTGTTTTTGGAGTAGGTCCTGGCATTTCAAAGACGCTACGTAGCAAGTATGGCTTTGAAAATATAGCAGCACACACCGAGTTTACCCGTTTGCTAAGCGAACATGGTATAGGCGGACTAGTTATTGCTATTGTATTGATAGTTTTTCCTGTTTGGTGGATCTCCAGGCAGAAAATTGCCGCGTGGAAAGGAATTGTGGCTGCACTTTTCGCACTTGCTATTCTTACGACATTTCATGCGGCAATGCGTACCAACACATCGATAGTTCTGTATGCCTTAGCGGCTATGCCGGTGTTTTACTATACAAATAGAAACGTTGAGCAGGCAGAAGATACTGTACATAGGAAATAA
- a CDS encoding glycosyltransferase family 2 protein, with product MIALLYFSDTSVEWSLGASIQLQRTVGSVEAGLQELLIKGAHEWVLLWDYEFGAPDIDALKQLIQRPVDVWHAGVKLGLRTLPDVLNYVHPTWMYTKNAAPDVEHTSFRFSTKAGLIKLDALRRVGPVSSQYLSLEMYGVALGYKMLKSGAIIRYSPRLVSVDFPDANVPFQDEWLFARQFFPPKWQRWTLLNKPGLAKNLSQWLRTHSAESLNVLPVIHSSLNKLDTVRYETVSVLAPTLNRYSYLLNELEQLSKQTVLPVEVLITDQTNEAERVELDFSKYPNLDIRYFPQNERGQCIAWNKLLQEAKGEYVLFLGDDADDIKPDFIEKLLSTRQRFDCDMVASNVVEIGTPEKPIHPYHFVSDTFPITLIRKSVVVKAGFMDMFFNKNIRADHDLAMRCHLDGALMVFDSSAVILHHRAPSGGLRTHNARVITNHIAKNSITKIAVPTSSEIYLAKKYYSTLQYKSYIRIKYLNQLLINGSVFRRLLRGLVFVYKLPALVRSYKENYSSAEQALAELPNR from the coding sequence ATGATCGCGCTTTTATATTTTTCGGATACTTCTGTAGAATGGTCTCTTGGCGCTTCTATTCAACTTCAACGAACAGTTGGGAGTGTTGAAGCTGGTTTACAGGAGCTGTTGATTAAGGGGGCGCACGAATGGGTTTTGCTGTGGGATTACGAATTCGGTGCGCCTGATATTGATGCTCTTAAACAGTTGATACAACGTCCTGTTGATGTTTGGCATGCTGGCGTAAAATTGGGTTTAAGGACTTTGCCAGACGTGCTGAATTATGTGCACCCAACTTGGATGTACACCAAAAATGCAGCACCAGATGTTGAGCATACTTCATTCAGATTTAGTACCAAGGCGGGACTGATAAAGTTGGATGCGTTACGTCGGGTGGGTCCCGTTAGCAGCCAGTATCTATCTTTGGAAATGTATGGAGTGGCTTTAGGATACAAAATGCTGAAATCAGGGGCAATCATTCGATACAGTCCGAGACTGGTAAGCGTTGATTTTCCTGATGCTAATGTTCCGTTCCAGGACGAGTGGTTATTTGCCAGGCAATTCTTTCCTCCAAAATGGCAGCGATGGACGTTGCTCAATAAGCCAGGGTTAGCTAAAAATTTAAGCCAGTGGCTACGCACGCATTCAGCTGAGTCCTTGAATGTCTTGCCTGTTATTCATTCTTCGTTAAATAAACTCGATACTGTCAGGTACGAAACAGTATCAGTGCTCGCCCCTACATTGAACAGGTATTCTTACTTATTAAATGAGCTAGAGCAGTTGTCAAAGCAAACGGTTCTGCCAGTTGAAGTATTGATCACGGATCAGACTAACGAGGCAGAACGTGTAGAGCTTGATTTTAGCAAGTATCCAAATCTCGATATCCGGTATTTTCCTCAAAACGAGAGGGGCCAATGCATTGCATGGAATAAATTGTTGCAAGAGGCGAAGGGCGAGTATGTATTATTCCTTGGCGACGATGCCGACGATATAAAGCCTGATTTCATCGAAAAGCTGTTGTCCACAAGGCAAAGGTTCGACTGCGATATGGTTGCATCAAACGTCGTTGAGATTGGAACCCCTGAAAAGCCAATTCATCCATACCATTTTGTTTCTGATACTTTCCCAATTACCTTGATCAGAAAATCGGTAGTAGTAAAGGCTGGGTTTATGGACATGTTCTTCAATAAGAACATTAGAGCCGATCATGACCTCGCGATGCGTTGTCATCTAGATGGAGCCTTAATGGTTTTTGATTCCTCTGCTGTCATTTTACACCACAGAGCCCCTTCGGGAGGGCTAAGGACGCACAACGCACGGGTTATTACAAATCATATTGCCAAGAATTCCATTACCAAAATTGCAGTCCCAACATCATCAGAAATATACTTGGCAAAAAAATACTACTCCACACTTCAATACAAGAGCTATATCCGGATTAAATACCTGAATCAGCTGCTTATAAATGGAAGTGTATTTCGAAGATTATTGAGAGGGCTCGTCTTCGTCTACAAATTACCCGCATTAGTAAGATCGTACAAAGAAAATTATTCAAGCGCTGAGCAAGCATTGGCTGAATTGCCTAATCGATGA
- a CDS encoding glycosyltransferase has protein sequence MPVNATKPSILIVLNKLPDELSFLTAKFIGLSKHFEVDIVAWDTKANRAKYYGILRSYGFSGKIYLQPDRFSVGDTIGFIKQNLGLFALRPARVSRFVSVVQKLRRGEGLKRLFFNSYFLKSQHDIWHFEFGAISPWYSYLKEIFPDRKLTVSFRGYDLNYVGLNADNYYGPTWQRFDGFHFLGQDLRNRAIKRGYAPGRIEAIIPPAIDTTFFNPGLTTAKGDKLVIVSTGRLVWKKGYEYGIRAAAILKQNGIPFEYRIIGDGDHLQALQYTISELGLEQEVRLLGRMQRSDVRTQLQLANVFLHPAISEGFCNAVLEAQAMGVPVVCTDADGLAENVIDGETGFVVKKWDINAMVEKLTWCYRNTDQAASMGRNGTTRVINHFAQQDQIKSFVQFYNRVHQS, from the coding sequence ATGCCAGTAAACGCTACAAAGCCTTCTATCCTCATTGTTTTAAATAAACTGCCTGATGAACTGTCATTTCTTACGGCAAAGTTTATTGGGCTGAGCAAACACTTTGAAGTAGATATTGTCGCATGGGATACGAAGGCGAATCGTGCGAAATACTATGGGATACTTAGATCTTATGGCTTTTCAGGTAAAATTTATTTGCAGCCTGATCGGTTTTCTGTTGGTGATACGATAGGGTTCATAAAACAAAACCTGGGTTTATTTGCGTTAAGACCTGCCCGGGTATCACGGTTTGTCTCAGTGGTGCAAAAGTTGCGTAGGGGCGAAGGACTAAAACGACTTTTCTTTAATAGTTATTTTCTAAAGTCGCAACATGATATCTGGCATTTTGAATTTGGGGCTATTTCGCCTTGGTATTCATATTTGAAGGAAATATTCCCTGATCGAAAATTAACTGTCAGCTTTCGAGGCTACGATCTTAATTATGTAGGTCTTAATGCAGATAATTATTACGGTCCTACATGGCAACGGTTTGACGGATTTCATTTCCTGGGACAAGATCTTCGAAATAGAGCCATAAAACGCGGCTATGCGCCGGGACGGATTGAAGCGATAATACCGCCAGCTATCGATACTACTTTTTTCAATCCAGGTTTGACAACAGCCAAAGGTGATAAGTTAGTTATAGTGAGTACCGGTCGCCTGGTATGGAAAAAGGGTTACGAGTATGGTATTCGTGCCGCGGCGATCCTGAAACAAAATGGAATTCCGTTTGAATATAGAATAATAGGCGACGGAGATCATCTTCAGGCGCTCCAATACACTATTAGTGAATTAGGGCTCGAACAGGAGGTGAGGCTGCTTGGTAGAATGCAACGTAGCGATGTCAGGACCCAACTACAACTGGCAAATGTTTTTTTACATCCGGCTATCTCTGAAGGGTTTTGTAATGCTGTATTAGAAGCGCAAGCTATGGGTGTGCCTGTAGTGTGCACAGACGCAGACGGCTTAGCGGAAAACGTTATTGACGGTGAAACTGGTTTCGTCGTAAAAAAGTGGGATATAAACGCAATGGTTGAGAAATTGACTTGGTGCTATAGGAACACTGACCAGGCAGCAAGTATGGGGCGAAATGGAACCACTAGAGTAATTAATCACTTTGCACAGCAGGATCAGATTAAGTCATTTGTGCAGTTTTACAATAGAGTGCACCAATCATAG
- a CDS encoding class I SAM-dependent methyltransferase produces the protein MKLPVADIIEWDVLNWSQLIRFWTPIVEQLPKNSNILAIGERNGGLTTWLSLLGHKVVCTDRNFPTEKAKADHCRLRLTEKITYASLDIVHANLPTNSFDLVIGKSVIGGLKADPSDRATRNFGVQRKAVDNVYALLKNGGYFLSAENMRGTQLMQRYRLHRHKERGWRYLGWEELPLLYEQFCLREVRSFGVLPTNFHSDTVNRACYWANRYILTTLPKEYKYISFVVAQKIIK, from the coding sequence ATGAAGTTGCCAGTTGCGGATATAATAGAATGGGATGTGTTGAACTGGTCGCAGCTGATCAGGTTTTGGACGCCTATAGTGGAACAACTTCCGAAAAACAGCAACATCCTCGCAATTGGTGAACGGAACGGAGGATTAACCACCTGGCTTTCACTTTTAGGCCATAAAGTTGTCTGTACTGATCGCAATTTTCCAACTGAAAAGGCGAAGGCCGACCATTGCAGATTAAGGCTAACGGAAAAAATAACTTACGCCAGTCTTGACATTGTTCACGCCAATTTGCCCACGAATAGTTTTGACCTCGTGATCGGCAAATCGGTTATCGGTGGTCTAAAGGCTGATCCCTCCGATCGGGCAACCAGAAATTTTGGAGTGCAGCGAAAGGCGGTGGATAACGTATATGCCCTGCTCAAAAATGGCGGTTATTTCTTGTCTGCAGAGAATATGCGAGGCACCCAATTGATGCAGCGATATCGTTTGCATAGGCATAAAGAGCGCGGCTGGCGTTACCTTGGTTGGGAGGAACTGCCCCTTTTGTATGAGCAGTTTTGTTTGCGAGAAGTCCGGAGTTTTGGGGTTTTACCTACCAATTTTCATTCCGATACTGTGAATCGAGCTTGTTATTGGGCGAATAGATATATTTTGACCACTTTACCGAAAGAATACAAATACATTTCCTTTGTAGTTGCACAAAAAATTATTAAATAG
- a CDS encoding glycosyltransferase family 4 protein translates to MKRIAILTQYFAPEMGAPQSRLLETAIGLKRLGWEVCIVTAMPNYPTGKIFPGYKGKLVKKDLVGNIPVYRYTLYASNSKQRLPRIASMLSFSISSLGSLFQLKKFKPDYILTESPPLTLAATGVFLSKLVGARHVMNVSDIWPLSALELGAISDGTMYRLLKRLEVRLYQNSFACTGQSQQIANYLKNSGCRRVCLFRNGVDVSRFCSSERRTRSESLRIVYAGLLGVAQGIFDLVSSINFRELNAEFHIYGDGAERKLLESYLETNPDIGVYLHRPIDREQIPSTLAEYDLTIIPLVKPIYGAVPSKIYEAMAAGLPILFAGGGEGADLVKEHNVGWVCRPSDFKGIKHALIKISQLDADEFAILQRNCVNAAWEIFDRKKQIEQLDKFLQTADCV, encoded by the coding sequence TTGAAGCGCATAGCAATTCTCACACAATACTTTGCACCGGAGATGGGCGCGCCACAGTCACGCTTGCTGGAAACAGCAATTGGGCTAAAACGGCTCGGCTGGGAGGTCTGCATTGTTACAGCAATGCCTAACTATCCGACAGGCAAGATCTTCCCAGGTTATAAGGGTAAGCTGGTTAAGAAGGATCTGGTAGGCAATATCCCCGTTTACAGGTATACACTGTATGCATCCAACTCAAAACAAAGGCTTCCCCGTATCGCAAGCATGCTGTCTTTTAGCATTAGTTCCTTAGGCTCGTTGTTTCAGCTGAAGAAATTTAAACCAGATTATATATTAACAGAATCGCCCCCGCTAACACTCGCAGCAACGGGTGTTTTTCTTTCAAAACTTGTTGGAGCCCGGCATGTCATGAATGTGTCCGACATTTGGCCGTTGTCTGCGCTGGAGTTAGGTGCAATTTCGGATGGGACGATGTATAGGTTGCTCAAGCGATTAGAAGTCAGACTATATCAAAATTCATTTGCTTGCACAGGACAGTCGCAGCAGATAGCTAATTATTTAAAGAATAGCGGTTGTAGACGAGTTTGCTTGTTTCGGAACGGCGTTGATGTGTCGCGATTTTGTTCTTCTGAAAGACGCACGAGGTCTGAATCTCTTCGCATCGTCTATGCGGGTTTACTGGGTGTAGCTCAAGGTATTTTCGACCTTGTTTCTTCCATAAACTTTAGAGAGCTCAATGCGGAATTCCATATCTATGGAGATGGTGCTGAAAGAAAATTGCTGGAAAGCTATCTTGAGACTAATCCAGACATAGGCGTATATCTGCACCGACCCATTGATAGGGAGCAAATACCCTCAACTCTCGCCGAATATGATCTTACAATTATTCCACTCGTAAAACCGATTTATGGTGCGGTGCCATCAAAGATATATGAAGCTATGGCGGCTGGATTGCCTATACTATTTGCAGGCGGAGGCGAGGGCGCTGACCTGGTAAAGGAACACAACGTCGGTTGGGTGTGCAGACCCTCAGATTTCAAGGGAATAAAGCATGCGTTAATCAAAATATCACAACTAGATGCTGACGAATTTGCAATACTACAGCGCAATTGCGTGAATGCTGCATGGGAAATCTTTGACAGAAAAAAACAGATAGAACAATTGGATAAATTTCTTCAAACTGCGGATTGTGTTTAG
- a CDS encoding glycosyltransferase family 4 protein, whose product MASMLKVRYVPILHGGNLPQRFAKSPKMSRQIFSNSLTNAAVSPYLEQHLQANNFRSVLIPNSIDLKQYPYTERTTLKPNLLWVRSFHNIYNPQMAIRVLAMLSQTCPDARLTMVGPEKDGSLAECQKLVVELGVQDRVTFTGKLSKQEWIDLSKDHDIFLNTTRFDNLPVSLIEAMALGLPIISANVGGIPFLISDGENGLLVADGDVIKMHACIVRLLTDPALRAGITVNGRMHAEQFDWGNIRHKWFSILDKA is encoded by the coding sequence ATGGCTTCAATGCTCAAGGTTAGGTATGTTCCAATATTGCACGGCGGTAATTTGCCGCAGCGGTTTGCGAAATCGCCAAAGATGTCCAGGCAAATATTTTCGAATAGTTTGACTAATGCTGCTGTTTCGCCTTATTTAGAACAGCATCTGCAGGCAAACAATTTCCGGTCTGTTTTAATTCCGAATAGTATTGATCTAAAACAGTACCCCTATACGGAAAGGACAACACTTAAGCCAAACCTATTGTGGGTTAGGTCGTTTCATAACATCTATAATCCACAAATGGCTATTCGAGTGCTGGCAATGCTATCTCAAACCTGTCCCGATGCCAGACTCACAATGGTAGGGCCTGAAAAAGATGGGAGCTTGGCAGAGTGCCAAAAACTGGTTGTCGAATTAGGGGTACAAGATAGGGTGACTTTTACAGGAAAGCTCTCCAAGCAAGAATGGATCGATCTGTCCAAGGATCATGACATTTTTCTCAACACAACCAGGTTCGATAATCTGCCGGTAAGTTTGATCGAGGCTATGGCCTTAGGCTTACCGATCATTAGCGCCAACGTGGGGGGCATCCCATTTTTAATTAGTGATGGAGAAAATGGACTATTAGTAGCAGACGGAGACGTTATTAAGATGCATGCGTGCATCGTTCGACTTTTGACGGACCCGGCATTACGAGCAGGCATCACTGTAAATGGGCGTATGCATGCCGAACAATTTGATTGGGGCAATATCAGGCATAAATGGTTTAGTATCCTGGATAAAGCGTGA
- a CDS encoding DegT/DnrJ/EryC1/StrS family aminotransferase yields MSLLTEKITALSIPFSPPFIDEDVISEVVDTLRSGWITTGPKVKQLETLAKEFIGCKQAVCVNSWTSGATLTFKWLGIGPGDEIIIPAYTYAATALTVIHAGATPIMVDVLEDCTIDPEAVKKAITPRTKAILAVDFGGWPCNYTELLKIVTSPEVKTGFTATNAVQQNFARPIVIADAAHSLGAQYGGAAAALAADLTIFSLHAVKNITTAEGGLISLSLPEPFDNEEVYHWMKLHSLNGQTKDAFAKSNEGAWKYDIVTDGLKINMTDVCAAMGLAQLRKYRDQLLPARKEVFGYYSSLLSEKEWAMIPACEDDSRVCSYHLFPLRIRQVDESQRDRIIKALADKGIATNVHFIPLPMLTLFKNMGFKIGDFPVAYRCYANEISLPLYPTLSFNQCVYIAEQLEKAYLEVI; encoded by the coding sequence ATGAGTTTGTTAACTGAAAAAATTACAGCTTTAAGCATCCCTTTTTCACCACCCTTTATTGACGAGGATGTTATTTCTGAAGTGGTAGATACTTTACGGTCTGGCTGGATTACAACCGGGCCCAAAGTAAAGCAGCTGGAAACACTCGCGAAAGAATTTATTGGCTGCAAACAGGCAGTCTGCGTAAACTCCTGGACATCAGGTGCGACATTGACTTTCAAGTGGTTGGGTATTGGTCCCGGTGACGAGATAATTATTCCGGCCTATACCTATGCTGCAACCGCGCTCACTGTTATACATGCGGGTGCCACGCCCATTATGGTAGATGTGTTGGAAGATTGTACAATAGATCCGGAGGCAGTAAAAAAAGCAATTACGCCTCGAACAAAGGCAATACTTGCGGTTGATTTCGGTGGTTGGCCATGTAACTATACCGAATTATTGAAAATCGTGACGTCGCCGGAGGTTAAGACCGGATTTACTGCCACTAATGCTGTGCAGCAAAATTTTGCCCGACCCATCGTTATTGCCGATGCCGCGCATTCGCTCGGCGCTCAATACGGAGGGGCCGCAGCTGCGCTCGCTGCCGACCTTACAATATTCTCCTTGCATGCGGTGAAAAATATCACGACTGCTGAAGGTGGATTGATCTCATTGTCTTTACCCGAGCCTTTTGATAATGAGGAGGTTTACCATTGGATGAAATTGCATTCATTGAATGGGCAGACTAAAGATGCATTTGCTAAGAGCAACGAAGGAGCCTGGAAGTATGATATTGTAACTGATGGGCTGAAGATCAATATGACGGACGTGTGTGCAGCTATGGGTCTGGCACAATTACGCAAATACCGCGATCAGCTCCTACCTGCACGTAAAGAGGTGTTTGGCTATTATTCGTCGCTGCTGTCTGAAAAAGAATGGGCAATGATACCTGCATGTGAGGATGATAGCAGGGTGTGTTCGTATCACCTATTCCCATTGCGGATACGACAAGTTGATGAATCTCAAAGAGATAGGATAATTAAAGCACTGGCTGATAAAGGCATTGCCACCAATGTTCACTTTATCCCGCTGCCTATGCTGACCTTGTTCAAAAACATGGGTTTCAAGATTGGCGACTTTCCTGTTGCCTACCGTTGTTATGCCAACGAAATATCGTTGCCGCTATATCCAACGTTGAGCTTTAACCAATGCGTCTATATTGCAGAGCAACTGGAAAAAGCATATCTTGAAGTCATATAA
- a CDS encoding glycosyltransferase codes for MPGDISRHRSLLVISDTPMCKSGDDYIAFEPVVRELEFLSPLFEEIIWLGCKVTQPTYAMRKPDNQTPIKIIAMPGVLSSYNILRMVTIYPVFSYYILKYVGKATHVHTRGPSHPALLGILLSMLSRKRVCWHKYAGNWIGGKLATTYKLQKRLLKLSGRPRIKVTINGSWSNNPKHILSFENPCLSNNELEYAAAKAASKDFSGKLNIIFVGNLAKAKGILNLLKAVTSGKLSERFENLYIAGDGDLRDQIASSVARKNGTLRIHLLGRQDRNALNKLYESCHIVILPSESEGFPKVIAEGAAFGCVPVVTDVSSISQYISHQENGYLLENNSVEQIVETLNAAACNPAIGTISLMARQMAAAFTYERFVSRLEKEVFDLE; via the coding sequence GTGCCTGGAGATATATCAAGACATCGTAGCTTATTAGTGATATCAGATACACCGATGTGTAAATCTGGTGACGACTATATCGCTTTTGAGCCTGTAGTGCGCGAGTTGGAATTTCTGTCTCCGCTTTTTGAAGAAATTATTTGGTTGGGATGCAAAGTAACTCAGCCTACTTATGCAATGCGCAAGCCCGATAATCAAACACCGATTAAGATCATAGCAATGCCCGGTGTGCTGAGTAGCTATAATATATTGCGAATGGTTACGATTTATCCTGTATTTAGTTACTACATCCTCAAATACGTTGGTAAGGCTACGCATGTGCATACGCGTGGACCATCACATCCGGCATTGCTTGGTATTCTGCTTTCAATGTTGTCACGAAAACGGGTCTGCTGGCATAAATACGCCGGCAATTGGATCGGCGGAAAACTTGCAACGACATATAAGCTCCAAAAGCGATTGTTGAAGCTTTCGGGCAGACCCCGGATAAAGGTCACTATCAATGGCTCATGGTCTAATAACCCAAAGCATATTCTTTCATTTGAGAATCCGTGCCTTTCAAATAATGAATTAGAGTATGCGGCTGCAAAGGCGGCAAGCAAAGATTTTTCTGGGAAGCTCAATATTATATTTGTCGGTAACCTGGCTAAAGCAAAGGGAATACTTAATCTGTTGAAAGCTGTAACGAGTGGAAAGTTGTCTGAACGATTTGAAAATCTTTATATAGCAGGAGATGGTGACTTGCGTGATCAAATTGCCAGCAGCGTAGCGAGAAAAAATGGAACACTTCGGATACATCTTCTAGGGCGGCAGGATCGGAATGCACTGAATAAGCTATATGAAAGCTGCCATATCGTAATACTGCCCAGTGAAAGCGAAGGCTTCCCAAAAGTAATTGCCGAAGGTGCCGCTTTTGGCTGTGTGCCGGTTGTGACCGACGTTTCGTCTATTTCTCAATACATATCGCATCAAGAGAATGGATATCTGTTGGAAAATAACTCAGTAGAACAAATTGTTGAAACACTAAATGCAGCAGCGTGTAATCCGGCTATTGGGACGATCAGCTTGATGGCGCGACAAATGGCTGCTGCATTTACTTACGAGAGATTTGTGAGTCGACTAGAAAAAGAAGTTTTTGATCTTGAGTAG
- a CDS encoding glycosyltransferase family 4 protein, producing the protein MKILHVIDTLNAGGAERVLVDMANMLSKAGVQIEVLLLQDGGVLEKDLAAGVSVHKLRRTNKYSLKKALATHRLCKRFDIVHVHMRHCYAYIHAVQLSFGGNYKVAFHDHYGNIGIDKKIPVTLRLPSAPKFYIGVSRELCKWAAEYLKPAKQFLLSNIIMPRHNVDHENAVGNKAIMIANIRPTKNIDFAIDLSNAMGFELDIYGQKSDVEYYDQLTSKISGNVNIRIIEGVTDFSKLYSDYSIALHTAKSETGPLVLLEYMAYGVPFVSYKTGEVAHMVSADLPDLFVDNFEVENWKDRIDKIKQNNDMPRKLQTIFRDNFSSEKYLQQCLEIYQDIVAY; encoded by the coding sequence ATGAAAATTCTCCATGTAATAGATACACTGAACGCGGGCGGCGCTGAGCGCGTTCTTGTCGACATGGCAAACATGCTCTCGAAGGCCGGCGTACAAATAGAAGTGTTGCTGCTGCAAGATGGAGGAGTACTGGAAAAGGACTTAGCAGCAGGAGTTTCTGTACATAAATTGCGAAGGACTAATAAATATTCTCTCAAAAAAGCGTTAGCCACGCATAGGCTTTGCAAAAGGTTTGATATAGTTCATGTGCATATGCGCCACTGCTATGCCTATATACATGCTGTGCAACTGTCTTTTGGTGGTAACTATAAGGTAGCATTTCACGATCATTACGGAAATATTGGAATAGATAAAAAGATACCTGTTACCCTAAGGCTACCGTCAGCACCTAAATTTTACATTGGTGTGAGCAGGGAGTTGTGCAAATGGGCTGCTGAGTATCTAAAGCCAGCAAAACAGTTTCTGCTCAGCAACATCATTATGCCTCGCCATAATGTGGATCATGAGAATGCTGTGGGTAACAAAGCAATAATGATCGCCAATATCCGACCGACGAAAAATATTGACTTCGCGATAGACCTAAGCAATGCCATGGGATTTGAACTGGATATTTATGGACAAAAGAGTGATGTAGAATACTACGATCAACTGACCTCAAAGATATCGGGTAATGTCAATATTAGAATTATAGAAGGAGTAACTGATTTCTCAAAGTTATACAGCGATTATAGTATCGCTCTGCATACCGCTAAATCAGAAACAGGCCCTTTAGTATTGTTAGAGTATATGGCCTATGGAGTTCCTTTTGTTTCTTACAAAACCGGTGAAGTAGCCCACATGGTCTCTGCAGATCTTCCAGATCTGTTTGTGGACAACTTTGAAGTAGAAAATTGGAAGGATCGTATTGATAAGATTAAGCAAAACAATGACATGCCCCGAAAACTGCAGACAATCTTTCGCGACAACTTCAGTTCAGAAAAGTATTTACAACAGTGCCTGGAGATATATCAAGACATCGTAGCTTATTAG